The Rhodococcus triatomae genome includes a window with the following:
- a CDS encoding ABC transporter permease, with the protein MNLLSEPLGRSRQIGYGITGIIGTALVAEVVLRTGLISTPGLPVPSQVLAETGSLIGDQLFWQEVAFTLQEWMLGLLIATIAGVVLGGLMGAFTKVFIAFELPVEVFRVLPSVALGPILVLLLGSGMLPLSLTVALACVWPILLNTMYGVRATDATAVQTARTFGLSGLAVLARIKIPSALPFAFTGIRISASIGLIVAVSAELLIGNGQGIGGYILVNSANAMNLDTVYAATLVAGILGVAVSMVFTVLDNKVFAWKKGLAQ; encoded by the coding sequence GTGAATCTCCTCAGTGAACCCCTCGGCCGGTCCCGGCAGATCGGCTACGGAATCACCGGCATCATCGGTACCGCACTCGTTGCCGAGGTGGTGCTGCGTACCGGCCTGATCTCCACGCCCGGGCTCCCCGTGCCCAGCCAGGTACTGGCCGAGACCGGATCGCTGATCGGGGATCAGTTGTTCTGGCAGGAAGTGGCCTTCACCCTCCAGGAGTGGATGCTCGGCCTGCTGATCGCGACGATCGCGGGCGTCGTGCTCGGTGGATTGATGGGTGCCTTCACCAAGGTGTTCATCGCCTTCGAGCTGCCCGTGGAGGTCTTCCGGGTCCTCCCCTCCGTCGCTCTCGGACCGATTCTGGTCCTGCTGCTCGGTTCGGGAATGCTCCCGCTGTCGCTCACCGTCGCACTCGCGTGCGTCTGGCCGATCCTGCTCAACACCATGTACGGGGTGCGGGCCACCGATGCGACCGCGGTGCAGACGGCGCGGACGTTCGGTCTGTCCGGACTCGCCGTGCTCGCTCGGATCAAGATCCCCAGCGCACTCCCGTTCGCGTTCACCGGAATCCGGATCTCGGCGTCCATCGGCCTGATCGTCGCGGTCAGTGCCGAGCTGCTGATCGGCAACGGTCAGGGGATCGGCGGCTACATCCTGGTCAACAGCGCCAACGCGATGAATCTCGACACCGTGTATGCCGCGACGCTCGTCGCCGGAATTCTGGGTGTCGCGGTCAGCATGGTGTTCACGGTTCTCGACAACAAGGTGTTCGCATGGAAGAAGG